The Drosophila biarmipes strain raj3 chromosome 2L, RU_DBia_V1.1, whole genome shotgun sequence genome has a window encoding:
- the LOC108033691 gene encoding uncharacterized protein LOC108033691 gives MNKQTKEWSRARLCKPKDNLTTEAGKRERFVPSCELEYSPVSMSHLIGWEYARIWLRDRDKFIQQRERAVKAKYIKNDFEWWLKLRKTSKKFCKVGA, from the exons ATGAATAAGCAGACCAAGGAATGGTCCCGAGCTCGGCTTTGCAAGCCCAAGGACAATCTTACCACCGAGGCTGGAAAGAGGGAGCGCTTTGTGCCATCCTGTGAACTTGAG tACTCTCCGGTATCGATGTCCCATTTGATTGGCTGGGAATACGCCCGGATTTGGCTACGCGATCGCGACAAGTTTATCCAGCAACGTGAACGCGCAGTCAAAGCGAAGTATATCAAGAACGACTTCGAGTGGTGGTTAAAGTTGCGCAAAACATCCAAAAAGTTCTGCAAAGTCGGAGCATAA